In the genome of Polaribacter atrinae, one region contains:
- a CDS encoding phospho-sugar mutase, whose translation MDNILDKAKQWLTATFDAETQTEIQELISNNPDALADRFYKDMEFGTGGMRGVMGAGTNRINKYTLGRATQGLSNYLIENVKKEQLSVVIAYDCRHNSKKFAKVVADVLSANNIKVFLFEDLRATPELSFAVRHLGCDAGIVLTASHNPPEYNGYKVYWADGGQIVPPHDGGIIGKVNALDFSEIKFDANENLIEVICKDVDDAFIEASVKNGSLSDKVDRKNLKIVFTSLHGTSIVSVPDALAKAGYTDVHIVEEQRVPNGDFPTVKSPNPEEPEALKMATDLANKIGADIVIGTDPDCDRLGVAIRDLDGNMKLMNGNQTMVVMTEFLLKKWKEEGKINGKQFVGSTIVSTELVNDVAATYGVDTKVGLTGFKWIAKMVRDFPELDFIGGGEESFGYMVGGFVRDKDAVTATLLACEVAAYAKQNGSSFYEELLAIYVKNSYYKEHLISITKKGMDGAAEIQQMLSDMRNNPLTEIDGEKVESLCDYDASTKKNLITGEVTTIDLPKSNVLIYQTESGTRIAARPSGTEPKIKFYFSVNTSLDTKENATSIEAALDAKIQRIIKEMKLN comes from the coding sequence ATGGATAATATTTTAGACAAAGCAAAACAATGGTTAACAGCTACTTTTGATGCTGAAACTCAAACAGAAATTCAAGAATTAATCTCTAATAATCCGGATGCTTTAGCAGACAGATTTTATAAAGATATGGAATTTGGTACTGGTGGTATGCGTGGAGTTATGGGGGCAGGAACCAACAGAATTAATAAATATACGTTAGGTAGAGCTACACAAGGTTTATCTAATTACTTAATAGAAAACGTAAAAAAAGAACAATTAAGCGTAGTAATTGCTTACGATTGTAGACATAACAGTAAAAAGTTTGCTAAAGTTGTTGCCGATGTTTTATCTGCAAATAATATAAAAGTTTTTCTTTTCGAAGATTTACGTGCAACACCTGAGTTATCTTTTGCAGTACGTCATTTAGGTTGTGATGCTGGTATTGTATTAACAGCGTCTCATAACCCACCAGAATATAATGGTTATAAAGTATATTGGGCAGATGGTGGACAAATTGTTCCTCCGCATGATGGTGGAATTATAGGTAAAGTAAATGCTTTAGATTTCTCTGAAATAAAGTTTGATGCAAACGAAAACTTAATTGAAGTTATTTGTAAAGATGTTGATGATGCTTTTATTGAAGCGTCTGTAAAAAATGGTTCTTTATCTGATAAAGTAGATCGTAAAAATTTAAAAATAGTATTTACCTCTTTACACGGAACATCTATTGTTTCTGTGCCAGATGCATTGGCAAAAGCAGGGTATACAGATGTACATATTGTTGAAGAACAAAGAGTACCTAATGGAGATTTCCCAACAGTAAAATCTCCAAACCCAGAAGAGCCAGAAGCTTTAAAAATGGCAACTGATTTAGCTAACAAAATTGGAGCTGATATTGTTATTGGTACAGATCCAGATTGTGATCGATTAGGGGTTGCTATTAGAGATTTAGATGGAAACATGAAATTGATGAATGGGAACCAAACAATGGTTGTTATGACTGAGTTTCTATTAAAAAAATGGAAAGAAGAAGGTAAAATAAATGGAAAACAATTTGTAGGTTCTACGATTGTTTCTACAGAATTGGTAAATGATGTTGCTGCTACTTATGGTGTAGATACCAAAGTGGGGTTAACAGGTTTTAAATGGATTGCCAAAATGGTAAGAGATTTTCCAGAACTTGATTTTATTGGTGGTGGAGAAGAAAGTTTTGGTTACATGGTTGGTGGTTTTGTAAGAGATAAAGATGCTGTTACAGCAACCCTTTTAGCTTGTGAAGTTGCTGCATATGCAAAACAAAACGGAAGTTCTTTTTATGAAGAGTTATTAGCCATCTATGTTAAGAACAGTTACTACAAAGAGCACTTAATTTCTATTACAAAAAAAGGAATGGATGGTGCAGCAGAAATTCAGCAAATGTTAAGCGACATGCGTAACAATCCTTTAACTGAAATTGATGGAGAAAAAGTAGAATCGCTATGCGACTATGATGCATCAACAAAAAAGAATTTAATTACTGGTGAAGTAACAACTATTGATTTACCAAAATCGAATGTTTTAATTTATCAAACCGAATCTGGAACAAGAATTGCGGCGAGACCAAGTGGAACAGAACCTAAAATAAAATTCTATTTTAGTGTGAACACCTCTTTAGATACTAAAGAAAACGCTACTTCTATAGAAGCTGCTTTAGATGCAAAAATTCAAAGAATTATTAAAGAAATGAAATTGAATTAA
- a CDS encoding ABC transporter ATP-binding protein → MGYFKDILKYEKKYRKFTILNILFNILYAIFNVLSVLAFIPVLKILFGEERVAISKPVYSGIGNIGSYLENEFNYFISQKIINDGEINVLLFICTLSLSLFFFKNLFRYLASYAIAFLRTGIVKDLRDNLYNKIVELPIAYFSEKRKGDIIARMTGDVQEVENSIISSVQTIVREPLTVVISITIMLYMSLKLTLFVFVLLPVSGFIISSISKKLKSKSAKAQKETGNFLSFIEETLTGLKIIKGFNAEHVIAKKFNNSTLHFKQLMTSVYHRQTLASPMSEFLGSATIIAILWYGGTEVLSNTGNLKASQFLGYIVLFYTVLNPIKLITTTFYNIQKGEASAERIMTVLNTENTIKDKPNATKKQDFTNKIEFKNISFKYKDEYVLKDFSLTINKGETVALVGQSGSGKSTLANLITRFYDVNKGEILIDDNNIKDITKKSLRDLMGIVSQDSILFNDTIANNIKLGTQQATDEAILEAATIANADEFIQNLPEKYNTNIGDSGNTLSGGQKQRLSIARAVLKNPPIMVLDEATSALDTESEQLVQVALEKMMQNRTSLVIAHRLSTIQKADKIVVMKKGKIVEQGKHEELLAKKGEYFKLVTMQSLA, encoded by the coding sequence ATGGGATATTTTAAGGACATTCTAAAATATGAGAAAAAGTATCGAAAATTTACTATTTTAAATATTCTATTTAATATACTTTACGCAATTTTTAATGTGCTTTCGGTATTGGCGTTTATTCCTGTTTTAAAGATTTTATTTGGAGAAGAAAGAGTAGCTATTTCAAAACCTGTTTATAGTGGTATTGGAAATATTGGGAGTTATTTAGAAAATGAATTCAACTATTTTATTTCTCAAAAAATCATTAATGATGGAGAAATCAATGTGCTTTTATTTATTTGTACATTATCGCTCTCTTTATTCTTTTTTAAAAATTTATTTAGATATCTAGCTTCTTATGCAATTGCTTTTTTAAGAACAGGAATTGTAAAAGATTTAAGAGATAATTTGTACAATAAGATTGTAGAACTCCCTATTGCCTATTTTTCAGAAAAAAGAAAAGGAGACATTATAGCTCGTATGACCGGAGATGTACAAGAAGTAGAAAATTCTATAATAAGTTCTGTACAAACCATTGTTAGAGAACCTTTAACAGTTGTTATTTCTATAACAATTATGCTGTACATGAGTTTAAAACTAACATTGTTTGTTTTTGTTTTATTACCCGTTTCTGGTTTTATAATATCATCTATTAGTAAAAAGTTAAAATCGAAATCGGCAAAAGCACAAAAGGAAACTGGTAATTTCTTATCTTTTATTGAAGAAACATTAACTGGCTTAAAAATTATTAAAGGCTTTAATGCAGAACATGTAATCGCAAAAAAATTCAATAACTCAACACTTCATTTTAAGCAATTAATGACAAGTGTTTATCATAGGCAAACATTAGCGTCGCCAATGAGTGAATTTTTAGGATCTGCAACAATTATAGCGATTCTCTGGTATGGTGGTACAGAAGTTTTGTCTAATACAGGTAATTTAAAAGCTAGTCAGTTTTTAGGGTACATTGTGCTTTTTTATACTGTTTTAAATCCTATAAAATTAATTACAACAACCTTTTATAATATTCAAAAAGGAGAAGCATCTGCAGAAAGAATTATGACAGTTCTTAATACAGAAAACACCATTAAAGACAAACCAAACGCAACCAAAAAACAAGACTTTACAAATAAAATAGAGTTTAAAAACATCTCTTTTAAATATAAAGATGAATATGTTTTAAAAGACTTTTCTTTAACGATTAATAAAGGTGAAACGGTTGCTTTAGTTGGTCAATCTGGTAGTGGTAAGTCTACCCTAGCCAACCTAATTACTCGTTTTTATGACGTTAACAAGGGAGAAATTCTTATTGATGACAACAATATTAAAGACATCACAAAAAAGTCGTTAAGAGATTTAATGGGTATTGTTTCTCAAGATTCAATTCTATTTAATGATACAATAGCCAATAATATTAAATTAGGTACACAACAAGCAACAGATGAAGCTATTTTAGAAGCTGCAACCATTGCAAATGCAGATGAGTTTATTCAGAATTTACCAGAAAAATACAATACAAATATTGGTGATAGTGGAAATACACTTTCTGGTGGACAAAAACAACGTTTATCTATTGCAAGAGCTGTTTTAAAAAACCCTCCAATAATGGTTTTAGACGAAGCTACTTCAGCTCTAGACACAGAATCTGAACAATTGGTACAAGTTGCATTAGAAAAGATGATGCAAAACAGAACCTCTTTAGTAATTGCACATAGATTGTCTACCATACAAAAAGCAGATAAAATTGTAGTCATGAAAAAAGGAAAAATTGTTGAGCAAGGTAAACACGAAGAATTACTTGCTAAAAAAGGTGAATACTTTAAGTTAGTTACAATGCAAAGTTTAGCTTAA
- a CDS encoding glycosyltransferase family 2 protein, which translates to MDISVVIPLLNEDESLQELYNWIAKVMQSNRYLYEIIFIDDGSTDNSWSVIEKLSTEHTEVKGIRFQKNYGKSQALDAGFEMALGAVVITMDADLQDNPDEIPELYDLIIKEDFDLISGWKKKRYDNVITKNIPSKLFNAAARKTSGLKLNDFNCGLKAYKNEVIKSVKVSGEMHRYIPVLAKNEGYTKIGEKVVQHQARKYGETKFGMDRFVNGFLDLITISFLSKFGKRPMHIFGLWGTLMFLFGTTSAFYIGAIKLYKVFNGIKTILITDNPWFYIALTSMVIGTSLFLAGFIGELIIKTKSNEKHYTIKEKLNF; encoded by the coding sequence ATGGATATTTCGGTAGTAATACCACTTCTTAACGAAGATGAATCTTTACAAGAATTATACAATTGGATTGCAAAAGTTATGCAATCCAATCGTTATTTATATGAAATCATATTTATTGATGATGGAAGCACAGATAATTCTTGGAGTGTAATTGAAAAACTATCAACAGAACATACGGAAGTTAAAGGAATTCGATTTCAAAAAAATTATGGAAAATCTCAAGCTTTAGACGCTGGTTTTGAAATGGCGTTAGGAGCTGTTGTTATTACAATGGATGCTGATTTACAAGACAATCCAGACGAAATTCCTGAATTATACGATTTAATCATTAAAGAAGATTTCGATCTTATTTCTGGTTGGAAAAAGAAACGTTATGACAACGTTATTACCAAAAACATCCCTTCAAAATTATTTAACGCTGCCGCTAGAAAAACTTCAGGATTAAAACTGAATGATTTTAATTGCGGCTTAAAAGCATACAAAAACGAGGTTATAAAATCGGTTAAAGTAAGCGGAGAAATGCACAGATACATTCCTGTTTTAGCTAAGAACGAAGGATACACCAAGATTGGCGAAAAAGTAGTACAACATCAGGCAAGAAAATACGGAGAAACTAAGTTTGGAATGGATCGTTTTGTAAACGGTTTTTTAGATTTAATTACCATTTCTTTTTTATCAAAATTCGGAAAAAGACCTATGCATATTTTTGGTCTTTGGGGAACTTTAATGTTTCTATTCGGAACAACATCCGCATTTTATATTGGCGCCATAAAACTATACAAAGTATTTAATGGGATTAAAACAATATTAATAACTGACAACCCTTGGTTTTATATTGCCTTAACTTCTATGGTTATAGGAACTTCATTATTTTTAGCAGGATTTATTGGAGAACTCATTATAAAAACAAAAAGTAACGAAAAACACTATACAATTAAAGAAAAACTCAATTTCTAA